A genomic window from Herbiconiux aconitum includes:
- a CDS encoding aminotransferase-like domain-containing protein — MNQSSSAARIAVELRTVVDGLRAGARLPSTRELTVRFGAGPVTVQQAVRMLVREGLVESRPGAGTFVRHAQPAPRADYGWQTAALGAIRADGGYVGSTMQTAGPDVIALHSGYPVDDLLPVRAVQAALGRAARSRSALDRPPASGLPELRSWFAREVGEATSAGGSAPTASDVLVMPGGQSALSSVFRALARPGDAIVMESPGYWGAIAAARQAGLEVVPVPRDESGNAVDPVVLAEAFDRTRARLFYAMPHFANPTGATWPAAQAAAILEVVRSNGAFLVEDDWAHDFALDTVVRPLIAQDADGHVVYVRSLTKSVSPAIRIAAVIARGPARSRIQTDRVVDGLYVSGVLQTAALEVVTAPGWEPHLRRMREQLRARRDALVGLVDELLPPGTLTAVPRGGLNIWLRLPAGVDADEFVEACGRERVLISPGEEWFPAEPTGAFVRLNYSGPDPGRFEEAVRVMAGVLDT, encoded by the coding sequence ATGAACCAGAGTAGCAGTGCGGCGCGCATCGCCGTCGAACTCCGTACCGTGGTCGACGGTCTGCGAGCAGGCGCGCGACTGCCGTCCACTCGCGAGCTGACGGTGCGCTTCGGCGCCGGCCCGGTGACGGTGCAGCAGGCGGTGCGGATGCTCGTGCGCGAGGGCCTCGTCGAGTCGCGCCCCGGAGCCGGCACCTTCGTGCGCCATGCCCAGCCGGCGCCACGTGCCGACTACGGCTGGCAGACAGCGGCGCTCGGCGCGATCCGCGCCGACGGCGGCTACGTCGGATCGACCATGCAGACCGCTGGACCCGATGTCATCGCGTTGCACAGCGGCTACCCGGTCGACGACCTGCTTCCAGTGCGAGCGGTGCAGGCGGCACTCGGGCGCGCAGCACGGTCACGCTCGGCACTCGACCGGCCGCCGGCATCCGGTCTTCCCGAGCTGCGCTCCTGGTTCGCGCGGGAAGTGGGCGAGGCGACGTCGGCCGGCGGATCGGCGCCCACCGCATCCGACGTTCTCGTGATGCCCGGCGGCCAGAGCGCTCTGTCGTCGGTGTTCCGGGCGCTCGCACGGCCCGGCGACGCCATCGTGATGGAGTCGCCGGGCTATTGGGGAGCGATCGCTGCCGCCCGTCAGGCCGGGCTCGAGGTCGTGCCGGTGCCGCGCGACGAGAGCGGGAACGCGGTCGATCCGGTCGTGCTCGCCGAGGCGTTCGACCGCACACGGGCGCGTCTGTTCTACGCCATGCCGCACTTCGCGAACCCCACCGGGGCCACCTGGCCGGCGGCGCAGGCGGCAGCGATCCTCGAGGTGGTGCGGTCGAACGGAGCGTTCCTCGTGGAGGACGACTGGGCGCACGACTTCGCTCTCGACACCGTCGTGCGTCCGCTGATCGCTCAGGATGCCGACGGGCACGTCGTCTACGTGCGCTCGCTCACGAAGAGCGTGTCGCCCGCCATCCGGATCGCGGCGGTGATCGCGCGGGGACCGGCCAGGTCGCGCATCCAGACCGACCGGGTGGTCGACGGACTCTACGTGAGCGGAGTGCTGCAGACGGCGGCGCTCGAGGTGGTGACCGCGCCCGGCTGGGAGCCACACCTGCGGCGGATGCGTGAGCAGTTGCGCGCCCGGCGTGACGCCCTGGTCGGGCTGGTGGACGAGTTGCTCCCGCCCGGCACGCTCACCGCGGTTCCGCGCGGCGGGTTGAACATCTGGTTGCGATTGCCGGCCGGGGTCGATGCCGACGAGTTCGTGGAGGCCTGCGGCCGCGAGCGCGTGCTGATCTCGCCGGGTGAGGAGTGGTTCCCGGCTGAACCGACCGGGGCGTTCGTGCGGCTGAACTACTCGGGCCCCGATCCGGGGCGATTCGAGGAGGCGGTCCGGGTGATGGCCGGTGTGCTGGACACCTGA